In the genome of Pelagibacterium nitratireducens, one region contains:
- a CDS encoding response regulator transcription factor, giving the protein MRILVVEDDENLNRQICEALTDAGYVCDSATDGEEGHFLGDTEPYDAVVLDIGLPRMDGISVLEAWRRENRMMPVLLLTARDRWSDKVQGIDAGADDYVAKPFHMEEVLARLRALVRRAAGHASNEIIAGNVRLDTKAGRVTVGGQAIKLTSHEFRLLSYLMMHKGKVISRTELTEHLYDQDFDRDSNTIEVFVGRLRKKLPEELIQTIRGLGYQILAD; this is encoded by the coding sequence ATGCGAATTCTTGTTGTTGAAGACGACGAAAACCTCAACAGGCAGATTTGTGAAGCGCTGACCGACGCAGGCTATGTCTGCGACAGCGCCACGGACGGCGAGGAAGGACACTTCCTGGGCGATACCGAACCCTATGATGCCGTGGTGCTCGATATCGGGCTGCCGCGTATGGACGGGATTTCGGTGCTCGAAGCCTGGCGCCGCGAAAACCGCATGATGCCGGTGCTGCTGCTGACGGCGCGGGACCGCTGGAGCGACAAGGTGCAGGGCATCGACGCGGGCGCCGACGATTATGTGGCCAAGCCCTTTCATATGGAAGAAGTGCTGGCGCGGCTGCGCGCGCTGGTGCGCCGGGCGGCGGGCCATGCGTCCAACGAGATCATAGCGGGAAATGTTCGCCTCGACACCAAGGCGGGCCGGGTGACTGTGGGCGGGCAGGCGATAAAGCTGACCAGCCACGAGTTCCGGCTTTTGTCCTACCTCATGATGCACAAGGGCAAGGTGATCTCGCGCACCGAGTTGACCGAGCATCTTTACGATCAGGATTTTGATCGGGATTCCAATACGATCGAAGTGTTTGTTGGCAGGCTGCGCAAGAAGCTGCCCGAAGAACTGATCCAGACCATTCGCGGGCTCGGCTATCAGATCCTGGCGGATTGA
- a CDS encoding glycoside hydrolase family 108 protein, with amino-acid sequence MPASRWTLCLAKILEHEGGYADHPSDPGGATNMGITHKTLARWRGIDPWWDLPKSEVRALERAEAAAIYKALYWERCKAGSLPAGLDLAVFDYGVNSGPDRAVRVLQALVGVVQDGFVGPLTLAAVERRDTRALIEALCGQRMGFLQRLANWASFGRGWTSRVSDIRATALSAVTLQPPSQTEKDINEMTIFEGYKTYIVGALMLVVGIAQSFGIDIAMLGEYSGPQMVMEALAIIFLRRGLKTELGKG; translated from the coding sequence ATGCCGGCTTCGCGCTGGACGCTTTGCCTTGCCAAGATTCTGGAGCACGAGGGCGGCTATGCCGACCATCCCTCCGATCCCGGTGGGGCGACCAATATGGGGATCACCCACAAGACGCTCGCCCGATGGCGCGGCATCGATCCGTGGTGGGATCTGCCGAAATCGGAGGTCCGGGCGCTGGAGCGGGCCGAGGCCGCGGCAATCTACAAGGCGCTGTACTGGGAGCGCTGCAAGGCGGGCTCGCTTCCGGCGGGACTGGACCTTGCGGTGTTCGATTATGGCGTCAATTCCGGACCCGACCGCGCGGTGCGGGTGCTGCAGGCGCTGGTGGGCGTGGTGCAGGACGGGTTTGTCGGGCCGCTAACGCTCGCGGCGGTTGAAAGGCGCGACACACGCGCGCTGATCGAAGCGCTGTGCGGCCAGCGTATGGGATTTCTTCAAAGGCTGGCCAATTGGGCCAGTTTCGGGCGCGGCTGGACCAGCCGCGTCAGCGATATTCGGGCCACGGCACTGTCGGCCGTCACGCTGCAACCTCCATCTCAAACCGAAAAGGATATCAACGAGATGACGATTTTCGAGGGCTACAAGACCTATATCGTGGGCGCACTGATGCTGGTTGTCGGCATCGCCCAGAGCTTTGGCATCGACATTGCCATGTTGGGCGAATATTCGGGGCCGCAGATGGTGATGGAGGCGCTTGCGATCATCTTCCTGCGGCGCGGGCTCAAGACAGAACTTGGCAAAGGCTAG
- a CDS encoding DUF2793 domain-containing protein: MSSTARLDLPLIASEQAQKHVTHNEALLLLDALVQIRLAGLAVIEPPVEPEAGDTYGIGVAATGAWEGRDGQLAAWSEGGWRFAEPAEGWLAWDIGGGQPVMFRAGNWAPLFNGVAGLGVGTEPDATNRLAVRSEAALFTAIPDAEGGNGNVRLTLNKEDAADSATLIFQSGWSGRAEIGLAGDDDFTFKVSDDVLRAERNGADRQSFSVRQHALAA, from the coding sequence ATGAGTTCGACGGCGCGGCTCGATCTGCCGCTGATCGCCTCCGAGCAGGCGCAAAAACACGTAACCCATAATGAGGCGCTGCTGTTGCTCGATGCACTGGTGCAGATCCGGCTGGCCGGGCTGGCGGTGATCGAGCCGCCGGTCGAGCCTGAGGCTGGCGACACCTATGGCATCGGGGTGGCGGCAACCGGCGCGTGGGAGGGCCGTGACGGGCAGTTGGCGGCCTGGAGCGAGGGTGGCTGGCGGTTTGCCGAGCCGGCTGAGGGGTGGCTGGCGTGGGATATCGGCGGCGGGCAGCCGGTGATGTTTCGGGCCGGGAACTGGGCGCCTCTGTTCAATGGAGTGGCGGGGTTGGGGGTCGGAACGGAGCCCGACGCGACCAACCGGCTGGCCGTGCGCTCCGAAGCGGCGCTGTTTACTGCCATCCCCGATGCGGAAGGCGGCAACGGCAATGTGCGGCTGACGCTGAACAAGGAAGACGCGGCCGACAGCGCGACGTTGATCTTCCAGTCGGGCTGGTCTGGGCGAGCCGAGATCGGGCTGGCGGGGGACGATGATTTCACCTTCAAGGTCTCCGATGACGTCCTAAGAGCGGAAAGAAATGGGGCAGACCGGCAAAGTTTCTCTGTTCGTCAGCATGCTCTCGCTGCGTGA
- a CDS encoding baseplate multidomain protein megatron — MATLALSLAGQVVGGAIGGPIGATIGRALGALAGSAIDAQIFGEKPASRAHSDIRLIGSSEGGAIARIYGWGRVSGNIIWATELERIAPESSGSKGFGASGTEEETIAASFALALCEGEVAHFGRIWADGKLLETDGLDIRFYRGTMDQPRDGLIVSKQGETPAYRGLCYLVFERLDLTPFGNRIPNLSVEICRPVGDLERDIRAVCLIPGSTEFGYDPKPRVRVLGPGRAVAENCHLSAARSDWDMSIDELTALCPDLEHVGLVVAWFGTDLRCGECVVEPRVDSTSKEVKGTSWAVAGLGRAEANRVSDHDGGAAYGGTPSDASVRAAIGDLKSRGIKVTLYPFVMMDIAESNGKTDPYTLGAGQPAYPWRGRITCHPAPGVAGSPDGTGAAASQVDAFMANGYRDMILHYAQLAQDAGGVDAMLIGSEMRHLGWVRSGATRFPFVDALKTLAGEVRAVVGGGTKITYAADWSEYSGYQPDDGSGDRIFHLDPLWADANIDAIGIDNYMPMADWRDGEGHLDAAVAGAIYDLDYLKGNIAGGEGFDWYYASDADRADQVRTPIVDGAHGEDWVWRYKDLVSFWTQPHHNRVGGVRSATPTQWVPQSKPIWLTELGCGAVDKGPNAPNAFGDPKSAEDKRPPFSSGAPDPLIQRQMLRACHQYWQETGAHNPVSGIYGAPMLDAERIYLWCWDARPYPAFPGMPEIWSDAANYDTGHWLNGRLGAASAEELLAAMANAFGVPVEAIDTRAPMVHGLGIEAVTSLRDASAGLVEALGLSVRDGETGIVWRAGDTRSVVEMAQADLAAGEGAIVSRKRGDWAERAGRLTLSYFDRDRDYQTATALAVAPKGERYAGAETGLVLDPADAGAVAEAMLRAMRQGEDGLDFALPPSMLALEAGDMVALEGQADGPFVIGTVRDGALRQVSAAAFGGTINGVTGATERRMPQISPPVAATPVITIAHLPASDGGTELVAAAMSDPWPGPISLRDSETRTELARLTGAGTLGVLAQPLVVGPTGIWDRGGEIVLSLYGGHLASAEPQAVLAASNRLAVETDAGHWELIGFERADLVGASTYRLTGVLRGQDGTRVGGASAGSRVMMVNANCARLAVPQSGLGDTRTLLAYAGLRDAEGTALDVDVDIGTALPLAPVHLRAVRDPSGDIALSWIRRGRVGGNGWTYGDIALDVTPEWYRVSIFDGGSAVRVEDVGTAGWTYSTADQMADFEGPAGAFGFTIQQVSPVLGGGLAAQGVYP, encoded by the coding sequence ATGGCAACTCTGGCACTTTCGCTGGCCGGGCAGGTGGTGGGTGGCGCAATTGGCGGGCCGATCGGGGCGACCATCGGGCGGGCGCTGGGGGCGCTGGCGGGGAGCGCGATCGATGCGCAGATCTTTGGTGAAAAGCCCGCTTCGCGCGCCCATTCCGATATCAGGCTGATCGGATCGAGCGAGGGCGGAGCGATCGCGCGCATTTATGGCTGGGGTCGGGTTTCGGGCAATATTATCTGGGCGACCGAGCTCGAACGGATCGCGCCGGAAAGCTCGGGATCCAAGGGGTTCGGGGCGTCGGGGACCGAGGAAGAAACGATTGCCGCCAGTTTCGCTCTGGCGCTGTGCGAGGGGGAGGTCGCCCATTTCGGGCGCATCTGGGCCGATGGCAAGCTTCTGGAAACCGACGGGCTCGATATACGGTTTTACCGTGGCACGATGGACCAGCCGCGCGACGGGCTGATCGTGAGCAAGCAGGGCGAAACGCCCGCCTATCGCGGGCTGTGCTATCTGGTGTTCGAGCGGCTCGATTTGACCCCGTTCGGCAACCGCATTCCCAATTTGTCGGTGGAAATCTGCCGACCCGTCGGCGATCTTGAACGCGACATTCGCGCCGTATGCCTGATCCCCGGCTCGACCGAGTTCGGATACGACCCCAAACCGCGCGTGCGGGTTCTGGGGCCGGGGCGGGCGGTGGCGGAGAACTGCCATTTGAGCGCGGCGCGCTCGGACTGGGATATGTCCATCGACGAGTTGACGGCGCTGTGTCCCGATCTCGAACATGTGGGACTGGTGGTGGCCTGGTTCGGGACCGATCTGCGCTGCGGGGAATGCGTTGTCGAGCCGAGGGTGGACAGCACCAGTAAAGAGGTGAAGGGCACCAGCTGGGCAGTGGCGGGGCTGGGGCGCGCCGAGGCCAACCGCGTCAGCGATCATGATGGCGGCGCGGCCTATGGCGGTACGCCGTCGGATGCCAGCGTCAGGGCGGCGATTGGCGATCTCAAATCGCGCGGCATCAAGGTTACGCTTTATCCCTTCGTGATGATGGATATTGCCGAAAGCAACGGGAAGACCGACCCTTATACGCTGGGCGCCGGCCAGCCGGCCTATCCCTGGCGGGGGCGGATCACCTGTCATCCGGCGCCCGGTGTTGCCGGGTCTCCCGATGGAACGGGCGCGGCGGCGAGCCAGGTCGATGCCTTCATGGCCAATGGCTATCGCGACATGATCCTGCACTATGCCCAGTTGGCCCAGGATGCGGGCGGGGTCGATGCCATGCTGATCGGCTCGGAAATGCGGCATCTGGGCTGGGTGCGCTCGGGGGCGACGCGCTTTCCCTTTGTCGATGCGCTCAAGACGCTTGCCGGAGAGGTGCGGGCTGTTGTGGGCGGGGGAACAAAGATCACCTATGCGGCGGATTGGTCGGAATATTCCGGATATCAGCCCGACGATGGATCGGGGGACCGGATTTTCCATCTCGATCCGCTGTGGGCCGATGCAAATATCGACGCCATCGGGATCGACAACTACATGCCCATGGCAGACTGGCGCGATGGGGAGGGCCATCTCGATGCTGCGGTGGCGGGGGCGATTTACGACCTCGATTATCTCAAGGGCAATATCGCTGGCGGCGAGGGGTTCGACTGGTATTACGCTTCGGACGCCGACCGGGCCGATCAGGTGCGCACGCCTATAGTGGATGGCGCGCATGGTGAGGACTGGGTGTGGCGCTACAAGGATCTGGTGAGCTTTTGGACCCAGCCGCACCACAACCGCGTGGGTGGGGTGCGCTCTGCGACGCCGACGCAATGGGTACCGCAGTCCAAACCCATCTGGCTGACCGAATTGGGATGCGGGGCGGTGGACAAGGGGCCGAACGCGCCCAATGCGTTTGGCGACCCCAAAAGCGCCGAAGACAAGCGGCCGCCCTTTTCCAGCGGGGCGCCCGATCCGCTGATCCAGCGCCAAATGCTGCGGGCGTGCCATCAATACTGGCAGGAAACGGGGGCGCACAATCCGGTGTCAGGCATTTATGGGGCGCCGATGCTCGATGCCGAACGGATATATTTGTGGTGCTGGGACGCGCGGCCCTATCCGGCGTTTCCGGGCATGCCCGAAATCTGGTCCGATGCGGCCAATTACGACACCGGCCATTGGCTCAACGGGCGGCTGGGCGCGGCGAGTGCCGAGGAGCTTCTGGCTGCCATGGCAAATGCGTTCGGTGTGCCGGTCGAGGCGATCGATACGCGGGCGCCCATGGTGCATGGGCTGGGCATCGAGGCGGTGACCAGCCTGCGCGACGCATCGGCGGGGCTGGTCGAGGCGCTGGGGCTTTCGGTGCGCGACGGAGAGACGGGAATCGTCTGGCGGGCCGGGGATACACGCTCGGTTGTCGAGATGGCGCAGGCCGATCTGGCGGCGGGCGAGGGGGCCATCGTTTCGCGCAAGCGCGGGGATTGGGCCGAGCGGGCCGGGCGGCTGACGCTGAGCTATTTCGACAGGGATCGCGACTATCAGACGGCGACGGCATTGGCCGTGGCGCCGAAGGGCGAGCGTTACGCGGGGGCGGAAACGGGGCTGGTGCTCGATCCGGCGGATGCCGGGGCCGTGGCTGAAGCGATGTTGCGGGCGATGCGGCAGGGTGAGGACGGGCTGGACTTTGCGCTGCCGCCCTCGATGCTGGCGCTGGAAGCGGGCGACATGGTTGCGCTCGAGGGGCAGGCGGACGGGCCGTTCGTGATCGGCACGGTGCGCGATGGGGCACTGCGGCAGGTTTCGGCCGCGGCCTTCGGGGGAACGATCAACGGGGTGACGGGCGCCACCGAGCGGCGCATGCCGCAGATCAGCCCGCCGGTTGCCGCGACGCCGGTTATCACCATTGCCCATTTGCCGGCGAGCGATGGCGGGACCGAGCTTGTGGCGGCGGCCATGAGCGATCCCTGGCCGGGGCCGATCAGCCTGCGCGATTCCGAAACGCGAACCGAGTTGGCGCGGCTGACCGGGGCGGGGACGCTGGGCGTTCTGGCGCAGCCTTTGGTGGTTGGGCCGACAGGGATTTGGGACCGTGGCGGTGAGATCGTCCTGTCATTGTATGGCGGGCATCTGGCGTCTGCCGAGCCGCAGGCGGTGCTGGCAGCGAGCAACCGGCTGGCGGTGGAAACCGATGCCGGGCATTGGGAACTGATCGGGTTTGAACGGGCCGACCTTGTCGGGGCCTCCACCTATCGGCTGACGGGGGTGTTGCGGGGGCAGGACGGGACGCGGGTTGGCGGCGCGTCGGCGGGCAGTCGGGTGATGATGGTGAACGCCAATTGCGCGCGGCTCGCCGTGCCGCAAAGCGGGCTGGGCGATACGCGGACGCTTCTGGCCTATGCCGGATTGCGCGATGCGGAGGGCACGGCGCTGGACGTCGATGTGGATATCGGGACCGCGCTGCCGCTGGCGCCGGTGCATTTGCGGGCGGTTCGCGATCCGAGCGGGGACATTGCCTTGAGCTGGATCCGGCGGGGCCGGGTGGGCGGCAATGGCTGGACCTATGGCGATATTGCGCTCGACGTCACCCCTGAGTGGTATCGGGTTTCCATTTTCGATGGCGGATCGGCGGTGCGCGTCGAGGATGTGGGGACGGCGGGCTGGACCTATTCGACGGCCGATCAAATGGCCGATTTCGAGGGACCGGCGGGCGCGTTCGGTTTCACAATTCAACAGGTCAGCCCGGTGCTGGGCGGTGGGCTGGCCGCACAGGGAGTTTACCCATGA
- a CDS encoding NlpC/P60 family protein, producing MRPGAEIALLARGWIGTPYRHQASRCGAGADCLGLIRGIWRELYGGEAGPVPAYGSDWRDFGVGDALEAAARRHLVARDGVPKAGDVVLFKLMRHRPARHCGVMVAPDRFVHAQEHVGVVEAALGESWARRVAGVFGFP from the coding sequence GTGAGACCGGGAGCGGAAATTGCGCTTTTGGCGCGTGGCTGGATCGGCACGCCCTATCGGCATCAGGCGAGCCGGTGTGGCGCGGGGGCCGATTGTCTGGGGCTGATCCGGGGGATTTGGCGAGAGCTTTATGGCGGCGAGGCCGGGCCGGTGCCCGCCTATGGCAGCGACTGGCGCGATTTTGGCGTCGGCGATGCGCTGGAAGCGGCGGCGCGGCGGCATCTTGTGGCGCGGGACGGGGTGCCGAAGGCGGGCGATGTTGTGTTGTTTAAGCTGATGCGGCATCGGCCGGCGCGCCATTGCGGCGTGATGGTGGCGCCGGACCGGTTCGTGCATGCGCAAGAGCATGTGGGGGTGGTCGAGGCCGCGCTGGGCGAGAGCTGGGCGCGGCGCGTGGCCGGGGTGTTCGGGTTTCCGTGA
- a CDS encoding DUF2163 domain-containing protein — protein sequence MRQFGDDFATHIASGATTLCWCWRIERTDGVTLGFTDHDVTLGFGGTEFAPAHGLDGGEIVQKLGAQTETAEVLGVLHSEAISEDDIALGRYDGARVQSWRVNWRALEQRELIRTDTIGEITREDGVFRAELRSGQHAMNVPRGRLYQHMCDARLGDGRCGKDIETGAFRAAAIVTGKSDATSVTVSGLEGFDAGWFSHGVARWDSGMRMGIEETIARQDGGTIAFDRPVGDWVEIGDTLTVYAGCDKRFATCGSKFSNAVNFQGFPHIPGNDFVLRYPGTEDRLDGRAVVR from the coding sequence ATGAGACAGTTTGGCGACGATTTTGCCACCCATATCGCAAGCGGGGCGACAACGCTGTGCTGGTGCTGGCGGATTGAGCGCACCGATGGGGTGACGCTGGGCTTTACCGACCACGACGTGACGCTGGGGTTCGGTGGGACCGAATTTGCGCCTGCGCATGGGCTCGATGGCGGGGAGATTGTGCAAAAGCTCGGCGCGCAGACCGAGACCGCCGAGGTGCTTGGCGTGCTCCATTCCGAGGCGATCAGCGAGGATGACATTGCGCTGGGCCGCTATGATGGCGCGCGGGTTCAAAGCTGGCGGGTGAACTGGCGGGCTCTCGAACAGCGCGAGCTGATCCGGACCGATACAATCGGCGAGATTACCCGCGAGGACGGGGTGTTCCGGGCCGAATTGCGCTCGGGCCAGCACGCGATGAACGTGCCGCGCGGGCGGCTCTATCAGCATATGTGCGACGCGCGACTGGGGGACGGGCGCTGCGGGAAGGATATCGAGACAGGAGCGTTTCGGGCCGCCGCAATCGTGACGGGCAAGTCCGATGCGACAAGCGTGACGGTCAGCGGGCTCGAGGGGTTTGACGCCGGGTGGTTCAGCCACGGGGTGGCGCGCTGGGACAGCGGCATGAGGATGGGGATCGAGGAGACGATTGCGCGCCAGGATGGCGGGACAATTGCGTTCGACCGGCCGGTCGGCGACTGGGTGGAGATCGGCGATACGCTGACCGTCTATGCCGGGTGCGACAAGCGGTTTGCAACCTGCGGGTCCAAGTTCTCCAATGCCGTCAACTTCCAGGGGTTTCCGCACATTCCGGGCAATGACTTCGTGCTGCGCTATCCGGGCACCGAGGATCGGCTGGACGGAAGGGCGGTGGTGCGGTGA
- a CDS encoding DUF2460 domain-containing protein gives MAFHQVRFPLDIALGAQGGPVRATDVVTLASGREERNSRWAHARRRYNAGYGVKSRADMLAVLAFFEERRGRFHSFLWRDGIDFSSSADGGTPAATDQEIGVGDGEATAFQLVKRYGASFDPYLRPITKPVAGSVTVALDGGVLGAGAFSVDLLTGVVTLDEAPDAGAVVTAGFFFDVPVRFDTDRLDVEMSGFDAAVAPAIPLIEVTGE, from the coding sequence ATGGCGTTTCATCAGGTGCGGTTTCCGCTCGATATTGCGCTGGGGGCGCAGGGTGGGCCGGTGCGGGCGACCGACGTTGTGACACTCGCGTCGGGGCGCGAGGAGCGTAACAGCCGCTGGGCCCATGCGCGGCGGCGCTACAATGCCGGGTATGGCGTCAAATCGCGGGCCGACATGCTGGCGGTGCTGGCGTTTTTCGAGGAGCGGCGGGGGCGGTTTCATTCGTTTTTGTGGCGCGATGGGATCGATTTTTCCTCCAGTGCGGATGGCGGGACGCCGGCGGCGACCGATCAGGAAATCGGGGTCGGCGACGGAGAGGCAACGGCGTTTCAGCTGGTCAAACGCTATGGCGCGAGTTTCGACCCCTATCTGCGCCCGATCACCAAGCCGGTGGCGGGCAGTGTGACGGTGGCCCTGGATGGCGGAGTGCTGGGGGCAGGGGCGTTTTCGGTGGACCTGCTCACGGGCGTGGTGACGCTCGATGAGGCGCCGGACGCGGGCGCGGTGGTGACGGCGGGGTTTTTCTTCGACGTGCCGGTGCGGTTCGATACCGACAGGCTCGACGTGGAGATGTCGGGGTTCGACGCGGCCGTTGCGCCCGCCATCCCCCTGATCGAGGTGACTGGCGAATGA
- a CDS encoding phage tail tape measure protein, translated as MSEIFGQSFDAEMSDVSVELERIRDLGSSVGATLTRSLRGAIMEGRSLRTLLADIGRAFADIALKAALKPLGDLVSGGIESLFAGFNPALASVKPFAKGGVLASPTYFPMQGQWGLAGEAGPEAILPLARGADGRLGVASGGGQAVTVNFNVTANDARSFAAAEAEMSAMLLRVVRRGTRGS; from the coding sequence ATGAGCGAGATATTTGGCCAGAGTTTCGATGCGGAAATGAGCGATGTCTCCGTCGAGCTCGAACGCATTCGCGATCTGGGAAGCTCGGTGGGCGCCACGCTGACGCGCAGTTTGCGCGGGGCGATCATGGAGGGGCGGTCGTTGCGGACGCTGCTCGCCGATATCGGGCGGGCCTTTGCCGATATTGCACTCAAAGCCGCGCTCAAGCCGCTGGGGGATCTGGTTTCGGGCGGCATCGAGAGCCTGTTTGCCGGGTTCAATCCGGCACTGGCCAGCGTCAAGCCGTTCGCCAAGGGCGGGGTGTTGGCCAGCCCGACCTATTTTCCCATGCAAGGGCAATGGGGATTGGCCGGGGAGGCCGGGCCAGAAGCCATTTTGCCGCTGGCGCGCGGCGCCGATGGCCGGCTGGGGGTCGCTTCGGGCGGCGGGCAGGCGGTGACGGTCAATTTCAACGTCACGGCCAACGATGCGCGCAGCTTTGCGGCGGCGGAAGCCGAAATGAGCGCCATGCTGTTGCGCGTTGTGCGGCGCGGGACGCGGGGGAGTTAG
- a CDS encoding rcc01693 family protein yields MSGFPWSEVMAFGLGVLRLSPGAFWAMTPRELAAAHDGAAGRKGAALERNDLEALMARHPDGERQ; encoded by the coding sequence ATGAGCGGATTTCCCTGGAGCGAGGTCATGGCGTTCGGGCTGGGCGTGTTGCGGCTGTCCCCGGGCGCGTTCTGGGCGATGACGCCCCGCGAGCTGGCGGCGGCGCATGACGGGGCAGCCGGGCGAAAGGGGGCGGCGCTGGAGCGGAACGATCTCGAGGCGCTGATGGCGCGCCATCCTGACGGAGAGAGACAATGA
- a CDS encoding gene transfer agent family protein, whose product MANPQRGEIDAEIGGETKTLCLTLGALAELEARLQASDLNGLVERFAEGRVSARDLTAILGAGLRGAGHPITDDDLARFSIEGGLKGAAQICVRLLQATFGEAQ is encoded by the coding sequence ATGGCCAATCCGCAACGCGGAGAAATCGACGCCGAGATCGGCGGCGAGACGAAAACGCTTTGCCTGACGCTGGGCGCGCTGGCCGAACTGGAGGCGCGGCTGCAGGCTTCCGATCTCAATGGACTTGTCGAGCGCTTTGCCGAGGGGCGGGTTTCGGCCCGCGACCTGACGGCGATCCTGGGGGCCGGTCTGCGCGGGGCGGGCCATCCGATCACCGATGACGATCTGGCGCGGTTTTCGATCGAAGGGGGATTGAAGGGCGCGGCGCAGATTTGCGTGCGGCTTTTGCAGGCGACATTCGGGGAGGCCCAATGA
- a CDS encoding ribbon-helix-helix domain-containing protein, with amino-acid sequence MAKPSTTLTVRLPSETRAKLDRLADLTQRSKSFLAAKALDTYAERELEKFERIEAQLRATPDAPDPDADEIFAIMERASRNGSS; translated from the coding sequence ATGGCAAAGCCCTCGACCACGCTTACCGTGCGTTTGCCCAGTGAAACCCGGGCCAAGCTCGACCGGCTGGCCGATCTGACCCAGCGGTCCAAATCCTTCCTGGCCGCCAAGGCGCTCGATACCTATGCCGAGCGCGAGCTGGAAAAGTTCGAACGCATCGAAGCGCAACTCCGCGCCACCCCGGACGCGCCCGACCCCGATGCCGACGAAATCTTCGCCATCATGGAACGCGCCAGCCGCAACGGAAGCAGCTAG
- a CDS encoding phage major tail protein, TP901-1 family produces MTAQSGKDMLLKLDQTGSGSFLTVAGLRTKQLAFNAASVDTTDAESAGRWRELLEGGGIRRASVSGSGIFKDKTSDAQVRELFFGGTIRNWQLILPDFGTVEGPFQIVALEFSGDHAGEVTFELALESAGEIGFTAL; encoded by the coding sequence ATGACGGCCCAGAGCGGCAAGGACATGCTTTTGAAACTCGACCAGACCGGGTCGGGGAGTTTTCTGACGGTTGCGGGATTGCGCACCAAGCAGCTCGCCTTCAACGCGGCAAGCGTCGATACCACCGATGCCGAAAGCGCCGGGCGTTGGCGGGAACTGCTCGAAGGCGGCGGGATCAGGCGTGCCTCTGTTTCGGGGTCGGGGATTTTCAAGGACAAGACGTCCGATGCGCAGGTGCGCGAGCTGTTTTTCGGCGGAACGATCCGCAACTGGCAGTTGATCCTGCCCGATTTCGGAACGGTCGAGGGACCGTTTCAGATCGTGGCGCTGGAATTTTCCGGCGATCACGCGGGTGAGGTGACGTTCGAGCTGGCGCTGGAAAGCGCCGGTGAGATCGGGTTTACGGCGCTGTAG
- a CDS encoding DUF3168 domain-containing protein produces the protein MEALEDIQNALVSAWAADAPLALLIGEGAIFDAPPKGQQPPYVTILRHDAVPRDGDEAPGCEHRLTIHCWSPQPSRAAAIQIADRIERVAVMGALAPQDHVLTHRRHVRTETAIDLATGRARAAVQLRLFSEPKDN, from the coding sequence ATGGAAGCGCTCGAGGATATTCAGAACGCGTTGGTTTCCGCCTGGGCAGCCGATGCGCCATTGGCGCTGCTGATCGGGGAGGGTGCGATATTCGATGCGCCGCCCAAGGGACAACAGCCGCCCTACGTGACGATCTTGCGCCACGACGCGGTGCCGCGCGACGGCGACGAGGCGCCCGGTTGCGAGCATCGGCTGACCATTCATTGCTGGAGCCCGCAACCCTCGCGCGCGGCGGCAATCCAGATTGCCGACAGGATCGAGCGGGTGGCGGTCATGGGGGCGCTGGCGCCCCAGGACCATGTTTTGACCCACAGGCGGCATGTGCGCACCGAAACCGCCATCGACCTGGCGACGGGGCGGGCGCGGGCGGCGGTGCAGTTGCGGCTTTTCTCCGAACCAAAGGACAATTGA
- a CDS encoding phage head closure protein — MPPVGTLRDRVQLQHRDMALMPDGGHETLFLPITSVWARVRSRSARIMREGDGRAATSTHAVVLRFRKDLRPGDRIVYRGRALEIVEVEDLNGRRAYLSCLCAETAMVG, encoded by the coding sequence GTGCCGCCGGTCGGCACGCTGCGCGACCGGGTGCAACTGCAACACCGCGACATGGCGCTGATGCCCGATGGCGGGCACGAAACGCTGTTTTTGCCCATCACCTCGGTCTGGGCGCGGGTGCGCTCGCGCTCGGCGCGGATCATGCGCGAGGGCGATGGACGCGCGGCGACCTCGACGCATGCGGTGGTTCTGCGGTTTCGCAAGGATTTAAGGCCCGGCGACCGGATCGTCTATCGCGGGCGGGCGCTGGAGATCGTCGAAGTAGAAGATCTGAACGGGCGGCGAGCGTACCTGTCCTGCCTGTGCGCCGAAACGGCGATGGTGGGCTAG